In the genome of Drosophila yakuba strain Tai18E2 chromosome 3R, Prin_Dyak_Tai18E2_2.1, whole genome shotgun sequence, one region contains:
- the LOC6536757 gene encoding phospholipid-transporting ATPase ID isoform X6 has protein sequence MGTKTQPQLAKENERRIRANDKEFNAQFKYHNNYIKTSKYSLFTFLPFNLLEQFQRLANFYFLCLLVLQLIPAISSLTPVTTAIPLIGVLTLTAVKDAYDDIQRHISDSQVNNRKSKTLRNGKLVEAKWSEVQVGDVIRLDNNQFVAADTLLLSTSEPNGLCFIETAELDGETNLKAKQCLTETIELGDRHDLLWNFNGEIICERPNNLLNKFDGTLIWRGQRFALDNEKILLRGCVLRNTQWCYGVVVFAGVDTKLMQNSGKTQFKSTGVDRLLNFIIIGIVLFLVSICALFAIGCAIWEGLIGQHFQLYLPWEHIIPKDYIPTGATVIGLLVFFSYAIVLNTVVPISLYVSVEVIRFVQSFLINWDEEMYYPTTNTYAKARTTTLNEELGQIQYIFSDKTGTLTQNIMTFNKCSINGRSYGDVIDLRTGELVEITEQQTIFQNSNTNNRPSPTCGAIVAPPAAPPPIILVHKAEVHAKKSSLLVSSSGEAQVVPERPKSDDERPAPPLEAGEKRPGLKHVRYSAPSRSQDEDSGRLSPRVSGSRGLSPPIGNEERRSSGGFKRIGAGCMQRQLSRTSSCDKVKILHDSQQTETHNMHHSSHNRKRLVKIRFKKAPSTATLGVVFSQLEHHLEEEPQSTSALSTTKHHHRHKAFATNWSSSPHRVHALQSVDFSANPHHESDFRWYDRSLLDAVRSDEEHSHVFFRLLALCHTVMAETVDGKLEYQAQSPDEAALVSAARNFGFVFRTRTPNSITIEVMGQTEEYELLNILDFNNVRKRMSVILRRGDSMVLYCKGADNVIYDRLHGGQEDLKARTQDHLNKFAGEGLRTLALAERRLTEQYYNDWRSRQQEAALSMDSREQKLNAIYEEIESEMQLVGVTAIEDKLQDGVPKSIANLQNAGIKIWVLTGDKQETAINIGYSCQLLTDELADVFIVDGNSVEEVEKQLRQFKESIKIYNRFRPGGFDAFDRLNSDSNMDPLSVTMTQTSAFMQETNLPPTPPPPPAISVVTFSAECNDLFGDEKGSDDGGTASIVVDENTGFALVVNGHSLVHCLSPELENKFLDIASQCKAVICCRVTPLQKALVVELIKRAKNAVTLAIGDGANDVSMIKAAHIGVGISGQEGLQAVLSSDYSIAQFRYLERLLLVHGRWSYYRMCKFLRYFFYKNFAFTLCHCWYSLFCGFSAQTVFDPMFISVYNLFYTSLPVLALGVFEQDVSDKNSLEFPRLYTPGLKSELFNIREFIYSVLHGAFTSLVLFLIPYGVYKDGVSANGFIVSDHMTLGAVVATILIVDNTAQISLYTSYWTVVNHVTIWGSLVWYFVLDYFYNYVIGGPYVGSLTQAMKDLTFWVTMLITVMALVAPVLAYKFYLLDVHPSLSDKIRQKSLKKIHSRASSDVRRTASSRRGRRSVRSGYAFAHQEGFGRLITSGKIMHKLPQDFAFPLGLGTKKTQVLHNNLNSADGPNSKTNNVTGQHMVNNNTNMRQNQNQNHSSMADITADGRGHGGDDGRGSGGSDDMSPRAPCQDLDTINL, from the exons ATGGGCACAAAAACCCAACCACAATTGGCCAAAG AAAACGAACGTAGAATTCGAGCCAACGACAAGGAGTTCAATGCCCAGTTCAAATATCAC AACAACTACATCAAGACCTCCAAGTATTCGCTGTTCACGTTTCTGCCTTTCAATCTGCTGGAGCAATTCCAGCGGTTGGCCAACTTCTATTTCCTTTGTCTGTTGGTCCTCCAGCTGATACCCGCGATATCCTCTCTCACTCCGGTGACCACAGCGATTCCTCTGATAGGAGTACTTACTCTGACGGCTGTTAAGGATGCCTATGATGATATT CAACGGCATATTTCTGACTCGCAGGTGAACAATCGCAAGTCGAAAACGCTGCGCAATGGCAAGTTGGTGGAGGCCAAGTGGTCTGAGGTACAGGTGGGCGATGTCATTCGGCTGGACAACAATCAGTTCGTGGCCGCCGACACCCTGTTGCTGTCCACATCCGAGCCAAATGGTCTGTGTTTCATCGAGACAGCTGAACTGGATGGGGAGACGAATCTCAAGGCAAAGCAATGCCTGACGGAAACCATCGAGCTGGGTGATCGCCACGATCTGCTCTGGAACTTCAACGGCGAGATCATCTGCGAGCGGCCCAACAATCTGCTGAACAAATTCGATGGCACCTTGATCTGGCGGGGTCAGAGGTTCGCCCTGGACAACGAGAAGATCCTGCTGAGAGGCTGTGTCCTACGGAACACGCAGTGGTGCTATGGCGTGGTGGTCTTTGCCGGAGTGGACACCAAGTTGATGCAGAATTCCGGAAAGACGCAGTTCAAGAGCACTGGTGTGGATCGCCTGCtcaactttattattattggg ATCGTCCTCTTTCTGGTGTCGATTTGTGCCCTTTTCGCGATAGGCTGTGCCATCTGGGAGGGCCTGATTGGCCAGCACTTCCAGTTGTATCTGCCTTGGGAGCACATCATACCCAAAGATTACATACCCACGGGAGCAACAGTCATTGGATTGCTGGTCTTCTTCTCGTATGCCAtagtcttaaacacagttgTGCCAATCTCACTCTACGTTTCAGTAGAG GTTATACGCTTCGTACAGTCGTTTCTCATCAACTGGGATGAGGAGATGTACTACCCGACCACCAATACCTATGCCAAAGCCCGCACCACCACGCTCAACGAGGAGCTGGGCCAGATCCAGTACATATTCTCGGATAAGACGGGCACCCTCACCCAGAACATCATGACGTTCAACAAGTGCAGCATCAATGGGCGCAGTTATGGCGATGTGATTGACCTGCGCACCGGCGAGCTGGTCGAGATTACGGAG cagcaaacaattttccaaaatagcaacaccaacaaccgACCCAGTCCCACATGTGGAGCTATCGTAGCACCACCTGCAGCACCACCCCCCATCATCCTAGTGCACAAGGCCGAGGTCCATGCGAAGAAAAGTTCTCTGTTGGTGTCATCCTCCGGGGAGGCGCAAGTGGTGCCAGAAAGACCCAAATCGGATGACGAGCGCCCTGCTCCGCCGTTGGAGGCCGGTGAAAAGCGGCCAGGACTCAAGCATGTGCGCTACTCGGCGCCCAGTAGAAGTCAGGACGAAGACTCTGGTCGCTTGTCGCCCAGAGTGAGTGGAAGTCGAGGACTTAGTCCACCCATTGGCAATGAGGAGCGACGAAGCAGTGGAGGCTTCAAAAGGATTGGAGCCGGATGTATGCAGCGCCAATTGTCCCGCACTAGCAGTTGCGACAAAGTAAAGATTTTGCATGACAGCCAACAGACAGAAACACACAACATGCACCATTCAAGTCACAATCGCAAGCGATTAGTCAAGATCCGGTTTAAAAAAGCGCCATCAACAGCCACGCTGGGTGTTGTCTTCTCTCAGCTCGAGCACCACCTCGAAGAGGAGCCACAATCCACATCCGCACTTAGCACCACCAAGCACCACCATCGTCACAAGGCATTCGCCACCAATTGGAGTTCGTCGCCTCACAGAGTGCAC GCCCTTCAAAGTGTTGACTTTTCGGCCAATCCGCATCACGAGAGTGACTTCCGATGGTACGATAGATCGTTGCTGGATGCCGTCCGGTCGGATGAGGAGCACTCCCACGTGTTTTTCCGCCTCCTGGCCCTCTGCCACACGGTCATGGCCGAAACGGTGGACGGTAAGTTGGAGTACCAGGCCCAAAGTCCCGATGAGGCTGCCCTCGTTTCGGCCGCTCGCAATTTTGGCTTTGTCTTTCGCACACGAACACCGAATAGTATTACCATCGAGGTGATGGGACAAACGGAG GAATACGAGCTCCTGAATATCCTCGACTTCAACAACGTCCGCAAGCGGATGTCTGTGATTCTCCGGCGCGGTGACTCCATGGTGCTCTACTGCAAAGGAGCGGACAATGTGATATATGATCGTCTGCATGGCGGACAGGAGGACCTAAAGGCGCGCACCCAGGACCACCTTAAT AAATTTGCCGGGGAGGGTCTACGCACTTTAGCTCTGGCTGAACGGCGTTTAACGGAGCAGTACTACAACGACTGGAGGAGTCGGCAGCAGGAGGCAGCCCTTTCGATGGACTCGAGGGAGCAGAAGCTGAACGCCATTTACGAGGAGATCGAGAGCGAGATGCAGCTGGTTGGGGTGACGGCAATTGAGGACAAGTTGCAGGACGGCGTGCCCAAGTCAATTGCTAATTTGCAGAATGCAGGGATAAAGATATGGGTCCTAACCGGTGACAAGCAGG AAACTGCCATCAACATCGGCTACTCCTGCCAACTGCTTACGGATGAACTTGCGGACGTCTTCATCGTAGACGGCAATTCGGTGGAGGAAGTGGAAAAGCAGCTGAGGCAGTTCAAGGAATCTATAAAGATATACAATCGGTTTCGACCAGGAG GATTTGATGCATTTGACCGCCTAAACAGCGACAGCAACATGGATCCGCTGAGCGTGACCATGACACAAACATCCGCCTTCATGCAGGAGACGAACCTCCCACCCACGCCGCCTCCACCGCCTGCCATCTCGGTGGTTACCTTTAG TGCTGAGTGCAATGACTTGTTCGGCGATGAGAAGGGGAGCGACGATGGAGGCACTGCCTCCATTGTGGTGGATGAAAATACAGGATTTGCTCTGGTGGTCAATGGTCATTCCCTGGTGCACTGCCTTTCGCCGGAATTGGAGAACAA ATTCCTAGACATCGCCTCGCAGTGCAAGGCGGTCATCTGTTGTCGGGTAACGCCACTTCAGAAGGCGCTGGTCGTCGAGCTAATAAAGCGTGCCAAAAACGCGGTCACTCTGGCTATTGGTGATGGCGCCAACGATGTGTCCATGATTAAAG CTGCTCACATAGGCGTTGGAATCTCAGGACAGGAGGGTCTTCAGGCTGTCCTCTCCAGTGACTACTCCATAGCCCAGTTTCGATACCTGGAGCGATTGCTGCTTGTACATGGTCGATGGTCCTACTACCGCATGTGCAAGTTCCTAAGATACTTTTTCTACAAGAACTTTGCATTTACACTGTGCCACTGCTGGTACTCGCTCTTCTGCGGCTTCAGCGCTCAG ACGGTTTTCGACCCGATGTTCATATCGGTGTATAATCTATTTTACACGTCGCTACCCGTTTTGGCGTTGGGCGTCTTCGAACAGGATGTCTCGGACAAGAACAGTCTGGAGTTTCCGCGTCTCTACACTCCGGGTCTAAAGAGCGAGTTGTTCAACATTCGGGAGTTCATCTATAGTGTGTTACACGGTGCCTTCACCTCGCTGGTCCTGTTCCTGATTCCATATGGCGTCTACAAGGATGGCGTCTCGGCGAACGGATTTATTGTGAGCGATCACATGACACTCGGCGCCGTTGTGGCTACCATACTCATAGTGGATAATACAGCTCAG ATATCTTTGTACACCTCCTACTGGACGGTTGTCAATCATGTGACCATTTGGGGCAGTTTGGTTTGGTACTTTGTGCTGGACTACTTCTACAACTATGTTATTGGTGGCCCTTATGTGGGCTCCTTGACGCAAGCCATGAAGGACCTGACCTTTTGGGTCACCATGTTGATCACAGTGATGGCGTTGGTGGCTCCAGTCTTGGCCTACAAGTTCTATTTGCTCGATGTACATCCGAGTCTGTCTGATAAg ATCCGACAAAAGTCTCTAAAGAAGATCCACTCCAGAGCTTCAAGTGATGTCAGGCGAACGGCCTCATCACGTCGTGGTCGTCGCTCCGTACGATCGGGATATGCCTTTGCCCATCAG GAGGGCTTTGGTCGCCTGATAACCTCCGGCAAGATTATGCACAAGCTGCCGCAGGACTTTGCGTTTCCCCTGGGCTTGGGCACCAAGAAAACACAGGTGCTGCACAACAACCTGAACTCGGCCGATGGACCGAACTCTAAGACCAACAATGTGACTGGCCAGCATATGgtcaacaacaacacaaataTGCGACAGaatcagaaccagaaccacTCGTCCATGGCGGATATAACGGCTGATGGGCGGGGCCATGGGGGAGATGATGGCAGAGGTAGTGGGGGCTCGGATGATATGAGTCCTCGTGCTCCCTGCCAGGACTTGGATACGATTAATCTCTAA
- the LOC6536757 gene encoding phospholipid-transporting ATPase ID isoform X1 — translation MIGGRRCSEAARRLRRRPDTLELSVLDGQPMETELQEDNERTPTTGAGNGNESGTEAVEASCSASSKRTRWFQFARSSKNRRKRLRCDEDEEVVQQDRRNSDVEGSRRACLAQPEGMNIGSSTQTIATPLMVGDSFYSLAPGGGNPSAHKSDDQELYKQRDPSVASESKSVPSMRRLSQIRRRRSSYYFSENERRIRANDKEFNAQFKYHNNYIKTSKYSLFTFLPFNLLEQFQRLANFYFLCLLVLQLIPAISSLTPVTTAIPLIGVLTLTAVKDAYDDIQRHISDSQVNNRKSKTLRNGKLVEAKWSEVQVGDVIRLDNNQFVAADTLLLSTSEPNGLCFIETAELDGETNLKAKQCLTETIELGDRHDLLWNFNGEIICERPNNLLNKFDGTLIWRGQRFALDNEKILLRGCVLRNTQWCYGVVVFAGVDTKLMQNSGKTQFKSTGVDRLLNFIIIGIVLFLVSICALFAIGCAIWEGLIGQHFQLYLPWEHIIPKDYIPTGATVIGLLVFFSYAIVLNTVVPISLYVSVEVIRFVQSFLINWDEEMYYPTTNTYAKARTTTLNEELGQIQYIFSDKTGTLTQNIMTFNKCSINGRSYGDVIDLRTGELVEITEQQTIFQNSNTNNRPSPTCGAIVAPPAAPPPIILVHKAEVHAKKSSLLVSSSGEAQVVPERPKSDDERPAPPLEAGEKRPGLKHVRYSAPSRSQDEDSGRLSPRVSGSRGLSPPIGNEERRSSGGFKRIGAGCMQRQLSRTSSCDKVKILHDSQQTETHNMHHSSHNRKRLVKIRFKKAPSTATLGVVFSQLEHHLEEEPQSTSALSTTKHHHRHKAFATNWSSSPHRVHALQSVDFSANPHHESDFRWYDRSLLDAVRSDEEHSHVFFRLLALCHTVMAETVDGKLEYQAQSPDEAALVSAARNFGFVFRTRTPNSITIEVMGQTEEYELLNILDFNNVRKRMSVILRRGDSMVLYCKGADNVIYDRLHGGQEDLKARTQDHLNKFAGEGLRTLALAERRLTEQYYNDWRSRQQEAALSMDSREQKLNAIYEEIESEMQLVGVTAIEDKLQDGVPKSIANLQNAGIKIWVLTGDKQETAINIGYSCQLLTDELADVFIVDGNSVEEVEKQLRQFKESIKIYNRFRPGGFDAFDRLNSDSNMDPLSVTMTQTSAFMQETNLPPTPPPPPAISVVTFRWDEKNKDNKGGPDSAECNDLFGDEKGSDDGGTASIVVDENTGFALVVNGHSLVHCLSPELENKFLDIASQCKAVICCRVTPLQKALVVELIKRAKNAVTLAIGDGANDVSMIKAAHIGVGISGQEGLQAVLSSDYSIAQFRYLERLLLVHGRWSYYRMCKFLRYFFYKNFAFTLCHCWYSLFCGFSAQTVFDPMFISVYNLFYTSLPVLALGVFEQDVSDKNSLEFPRLYTPGLKSELFNIREFIYSVLHGAFTSLVLFLIPYGVYKDGVSANGFIVSDHMTLGAVVATILIVDNTAQISLYTSYWTVVNHVTIWGSLVWYFVLDYFYNYVIGGPYVGSLTQAMKDLTFWVTMLITVMALVAPVLAYKFYLLDVHPSLSDKIRQKSLKKIHSRASSDVRRTASSRRGRRSVRSGYAFAHQEGFGRLITSGKIMHKLPQDFAFPLGLGTKKTQVLHNNLNSADGPNSKTNNVTGQHMVNNNTNMRQNQNQNHSSMADITADGRGHGGDDGRGSGGSDDMSPRAPCQDLDTINL, via the exons ATGATCGGGGGCAGGAGATGCAGCGAGGCCGCCCGGCGGCTAAGAAGGCGTCCTGACACGCTGGAACTATCAGTCCTGGATGGCCAACCTATGGAAACGGAACTCCAGGAGGACAATGAGCGGACCCCAACAACGGGAGCCGGAAATGGGAATGAATCCGGCACAGAAGCTGTCGAAGCATCGTGCTCGGCGTCCAGCAAAAGAACACGCTGGTTTCAATTCGCCAGGAGCTCCAAAAATCGAAGGAAACGATTGCGCTGTGATGAAGATGAGGAAGTTGTGCAGCAGGACAGAAGGAATTCCGATGTGGAGGGCAGTCGGAGGGCCTGCCTTGCCCAACCTGAGGGCATGAATATAGGCAGCTCCACTCAAACCATCGCCACACCCCTGATGGTGGGTGATAGTTTCTACAGCCTGGCGCCGGGAGGAGGAAATCCATCAGCCCACAAATCCGATGACCAGGAGCTGTACAAGCAGAGAGATCCTTCGGTGGCCTCGGAGTCAAAGTCGGTGCCCAGTATGAGACGTCTTTCCCAGATTAGAAGGCGCCGCAGCTCGTACTACTTTTCGG AAAACGAACGTAGAATTCGAGCCAACGACAAGGAGTTCAATGCCCAGTTCAAATATCAC AACAACTACATCAAGACCTCCAAGTATTCGCTGTTCACGTTTCTGCCTTTCAATCTGCTGGAGCAATTCCAGCGGTTGGCCAACTTCTATTTCCTTTGTCTGTTGGTCCTCCAGCTGATACCCGCGATATCCTCTCTCACTCCGGTGACCACAGCGATTCCTCTGATAGGAGTACTTACTCTGACGGCTGTTAAGGATGCCTATGATGATATT CAACGGCATATTTCTGACTCGCAGGTGAACAATCGCAAGTCGAAAACGCTGCGCAATGGCAAGTTGGTGGAGGCCAAGTGGTCTGAGGTACAGGTGGGCGATGTCATTCGGCTGGACAACAATCAGTTCGTGGCCGCCGACACCCTGTTGCTGTCCACATCCGAGCCAAATGGTCTGTGTTTCATCGAGACAGCTGAACTGGATGGGGAGACGAATCTCAAGGCAAAGCAATGCCTGACGGAAACCATCGAGCTGGGTGATCGCCACGATCTGCTCTGGAACTTCAACGGCGAGATCATCTGCGAGCGGCCCAACAATCTGCTGAACAAATTCGATGGCACCTTGATCTGGCGGGGTCAGAGGTTCGCCCTGGACAACGAGAAGATCCTGCTGAGAGGCTGTGTCCTACGGAACACGCAGTGGTGCTATGGCGTGGTGGTCTTTGCCGGAGTGGACACCAAGTTGATGCAGAATTCCGGAAAGACGCAGTTCAAGAGCACTGGTGTGGATCGCCTGCtcaactttattattattggg ATCGTCCTCTTTCTGGTGTCGATTTGTGCCCTTTTCGCGATAGGCTGTGCCATCTGGGAGGGCCTGATTGGCCAGCACTTCCAGTTGTATCTGCCTTGGGAGCACATCATACCCAAAGATTACATACCCACGGGAGCAACAGTCATTGGATTGCTGGTCTTCTTCTCGTATGCCAtagtcttaaacacagttgTGCCAATCTCACTCTACGTTTCAGTAGAG GTTATACGCTTCGTACAGTCGTTTCTCATCAACTGGGATGAGGAGATGTACTACCCGACCACCAATACCTATGCCAAAGCCCGCACCACCACGCTCAACGAGGAGCTGGGCCAGATCCAGTACATATTCTCGGATAAGACGGGCACCCTCACCCAGAACATCATGACGTTCAACAAGTGCAGCATCAATGGGCGCAGTTATGGCGATGTGATTGACCTGCGCACCGGCGAGCTGGTCGAGATTACGGAG cagcaaacaattttccaaaatagcaacaccaacaaccgACCCAGTCCCACATGTGGAGCTATCGTAGCACCACCTGCAGCACCACCCCCCATCATCCTAGTGCACAAGGCCGAGGTCCATGCGAAGAAAAGTTCTCTGTTGGTGTCATCCTCCGGGGAGGCGCAAGTGGTGCCAGAAAGACCCAAATCGGATGACGAGCGCCCTGCTCCGCCGTTGGAGGCCGGTGAAAAGCGGCCAGGACTCAAGCATGTGCGCTACTCGGCGCCCAGTAGAAGTCAGGACGAAGACTCTGGTCGCTTGTCGCCCAGAGTGAGTGGAAGTCGAGGACTTAGTCCACCCATTGGCAATGAGGAGCGACGAAGCAGTGGAGGCTTCAAAAGGATTGGAGCCGGATGTATGCAGCGCCAATTGTCCCGCACTAGCAGTTGCGACAAAGTAAAGATTTTGCATGACAGCCAACAGACAGAAACACACAACATGCACCATTCAAGTCACAATCGCAAGCGATTAGTCAAGATCCGGTTTAAAAAAGCGCCATCAACAGCCACGCTGGGTGTTGTCTTCTCTCAGCTCGAGCACCACCTCGAAGAGGAGCCACAATCCACATCCGCACTTAGCACCACCAAGCACCACCATCGTCACAAGGCATTCGCCACCAATTGGAGTTCGTCGCCTCACAGAGTGCAC GCCCTTCAAAGTGTTGACTTTTCGGCCAATCCGCATCACGAGAGTGACTTCCGATGGTACGATAGATCGTTGCTGGATGCCGTCCGGTCGGATGAGGAGCACTCCCACGTGTTTTTCCGCCTCCTGGCCCTCTGCCACACGGTCATGGCCGAAACGGTGGACGGTAAGTTGGAGTACCAGGCCCAAAGTCCCGATGAGGCTGCCCTCGTTTCGGCCGCTCGCAATTTTGGCTTTGTCTTTCGCACACGAACACCGAATAGTATTACCATCGAGGTGATGGGACAAACGGAG GAATACGAGCTCCTGAATATCCTCGACTTCAACAACGTCCGCAAGCGGATGTCTGTGATTCTCCGGCGCGGTGACTCCATGGTGCTCTACTGCAAAGGAGCGGACAATGTGATATATGATCGTCTGCATGGCGGACAGGAGGACCTAAAGGCGCGCACCCAGGACCACCTTAAT AAATTTGCCGGGGAGGGTCTACGCACTTTAGCTCTGGCTGAACGGCGTTTAACGGAGCAGTACTACAACGACTGGAGGAGTCGGCAGCAGGAGGCAGCCCTTTCGATGGACTCGAGGGAGCAGAAGCTGAACGCCATTTACGAGGAGATCGAGAGCGAGATGCAGCTGGTTGGGGTGACGGCAATTGAGGACAAGTTGCAGGACGGCGTGCCCAAGTCAATTGCTAATTTGCAGAATGCAGGGATAAAGATATGGGTCCTAACCGGTGACAAGCAGG AAACTGCCATCAACATCGGCTACTCCTGCCAACTGCTTACGGATGAACTTGCGGACGTCTTCATCGTAGACGGCAATTCGGTGGAGGAAGTGGAAAAGCAGCTGAGGCAGTTCAAGGAATCTATAAAGATATACAATCGGTTTCGACCAGGAG GATTTGATGCATTTGACCGCCTAAACAGCGACAGCAACATGGATCCGCTGAGCGTGACCATGACACAAACATCCGCCTTCATGCAGGAGACGAACCTCCCACCCACGCCGCCTCCACCGCCTGCCATCTCGGTGGTTACCTTTAGGTGGGATGAGAAAAATAAGGATAATAAGGGCGGACCGGACAG TGCTGAGTGCAATGACTTGTTCGGCGATGAGAAGGGGAGCGACGATGGAGGCACTGCCTCCATTGTGGTGGATGAAAATACAGGATTTGCTCTGGTGGTCAATGGTCATTCCCTGGTGCACTGCCTTTCGCCGGAATTGGAGAACAA ATTCCTAGACATCGCCTCGCAGTGCAAGGCGGTCATCTGTTGTCGGGTAACGCCACTTCAGAAGGCGCTGGTCGTCGAGCTAATAAAGCGTGCCAAAAACGCGGTCACTCTGGCTATTGGTGATGGCGCCAACGATGTGTCCATGATTAAAG CTGCTCACATAGGCGTTGGAATCTCAGGACAGGAGGGTCTTCAGGCTGTCCTCTCCAGTGACTACTCCATAGCCCAGTTTCGATACCTGGAGCGATTGCTGCTTGTACATGGTCGATGGTCCTACTACCGCATGTGCAAGTTCCTAAGATACTTTTTCTACAAGAACTTTGCATTTACACTGTGCCACTGCTGGTACTCGCTCTTCTGCGGCTTCAGCGCTCAG ACGGTTTTCGACCCGATGTTCATATCGGTGTATAATCTATTTTACACGTCGCTACCCGTTTTGGCGTTGGGCGTCTTCGAACAGGATGTCTCGGACAAGAACAGTCTGGAGTTTCCGCGTCTCTACACTCCGGGTCTAAAGAGCGAGTTGTTCAACATTCGGGAGTTCATCTATAGTGTGTTACACGGTGCCTTCACCTCGCTGGTCCTGTTCCTGATTCCATATGGCGTCTACAAGGATGGCGTCTCGGCGAACGGATTTATTGTGAGCGATCACATGACACTCGGCGCCGTTGTGGCTACCATACTCATAGTGGATAATACAGCTCAG ATATCTTTGTACACCTCCTACTGGACGGTTGTCAATCATGTGACCATTTGGGGCAGTTTGGTTTGGTACTTTGTGCTGGACTACTTCTACAACTATGTTATTGGTGGCCCTTATGTGGGCTCCTTGACGCAAGCCATGAAGGACCTGACCTTTTGGGTCACCATGTTGATCACAGTGATGGCGTTGGTGGCTCCAGTCTTGGCCTACAAGTTCTATTTGCTCGATGTACATCCGAGTCTGTCTGATAAg ATCCGACAAAAGTCTCTAAAGAAGATCCACTCCAGAGCTTCAAGTGATGTCAGGCGAACGGCCTCATCACGTCGTGGTCGTCGCTCCGTACGATCGGGATATGCCTTTGCCCATCAG GAGGGCTTTGGTCGCCTGATAACCTCCGGCAAGATTATGCACAAGCTGCCGCAGGACTTTGCGTTTCCCCTGGGCTTGGGCACCAAGAAAACACAGGTGCTGCACAACAACCTGAACTCGGCCGATGGACCGAACTCTAAGACCAACAATGTGACTGGCCAGCATATGgtcaacaacaacacaaataTGCGACAGaatcagaaccagaaccacTCGTCCATGGCGGATATAACGGCTGATGGGCGGGGCCATGGGGGAGATGATGGCAGAGGTAGTGGGGGCTCGGATGATATGAGTCCTCGTGCTCCCTGCCAGGACTTGGATACGATTAATCTCTAA